TTAAGATTTTAGGATAAGTAttgtagaagtcctaaaacttgtcacgaaaatacaattgaatcataaaacttgcaaaaagtgcaattgagtcctaaaacttgtcaaattgtttcaattgagtcctaaagttaacgcCGTTtcgtttttcgttttttttttaacagaaaatgctgatgtggtatttaaaattaatttttttattttccatgtggctttttaatttttttatttaaattagatttaaaaattaaaaaagaaaagtgaaattttatttaaaagaaaacagttcaacaaaaaaaaaaaaaaatggctaaaGTTAACGCCATCGACTTTTTAACggacgtggcatttaaaattaatttttattttccatgtggctttttaaatttttatttaaattagatttaaaaattaaaaaaaaaagaaagtgaaattttatttaaaaagaaaacaattcaaaaaaaaaaaatggatagcCTCGGGAGGGGCCGGCCCTAGGCGCGGGTGGCTGGCCCTCGCCCAAGCTTGGCGAGGGTTGCTGGCCCTGCCTCATCGAGATCTAGCGAGCCTTACGGCCCCGAGCGAGGGTTAACGAGGCGTCGCTCAAGGCCGGCGACGACTCGCCTAGGCTAGGTGATGGCTGCTGGCCCCCCGCGAGGGCTGGCGTGCCAAGATCTGGGCACCCTCGCCCGAGCTTGGCAAGGTCTCGCTTGGGGCTGGCAAGGCCTCGCCTGGGGCTAGTGAGGGTCGGCCACTCAGCCTAAGGCTGGCGATGGTCGCCGGCCCCTTCGACGATTAgtggcgacggtggcggcggcaataAGGGAGGAGCtgctttatcttcttctttttttttttttttaataattttaaaaaataagttttttttctttttagtttttaaatctatttttttaaatgaataaaaaataatttaaaaagccatctaaaaaaaaaagaaaaattatttaaaaggcCACGTcaagcattttccgttaaaaggGCTAACaatgttaactttaggactcgattgaaacaatttgacaagttttagtattcaattgtactttttgcaagttttaggactcaattgcatttttgtgacaagttttaggacttctgcagAACTTATCCCCTAATTTTATTGCATTTAccaattctatttaaaaattaccaGCCTTAGTTAACGTGATTCACCAACTTGTCTCCCGTAATATTACTACTTAGTATTATCAACATTCATGTAAGTAACTTACTAACAATTTATTTAGTTCTTTATTTCTAACTTTTCTTATTGCTTACAAATTTCTATTTGCACTTCTTAGCAACGTCTTAGAATtactgactttttttttttaaactaccATATTTAATTAGAGTGACGTGGTAACTTTTCTCTATTTAAGTTATCAAGTAGTTTGggttaccaactcttatttgagttgctTATCaagtctatttttttaattacaaactTCTGTTATTTTTTACCGATTTTCATTTaccttatctttttttattacgccttaaatttaccaacacttaagatatttttaattaatgatgagaaaagttagtatattaaacaaaaaaatacatAGACGTTCATAACTAAGTTCTTAGAGTTCACATGGAGCTTTCCAAGACGGACGCTCAAAATATAATCTCCATGGATGGCTACCGTGTGAAGTGAAAAAGAGTAACACTTCTTTCCCAGCCCTCGTCAAACAGAAAAAAGTTAAAGATTAGTCATGAAACTGCAAATGATCTTACTTTTCTCATCCATTATTGGGTTTCCACGACCTTTCTTGGAAATCTAGACTCAActattcttttgataatttcgAATGCATACACGACATATACATAACATagcaaaacagaagaaagagGGGTGGGAAAatcaaaaaggagagaaaatagTAGTGGCAAATTTGATCAATGTACTTATCAAAGTATTAGTAAGAAGACAGTGCATTTGACCAGCACAACTTGTAAGCGACACATCTTTGAAGACGATCACATTTGATCTGATCTCCCTATCAATCTCTCTATTTGGCTTGGACAACACTTCAATCCACACACATTTATTTGAATTCATATGATTATTCTAAGCTGTAAAAACATGAAAACTCTCATGTAGTTGCTTGATATTCAAAGTCATCAACTCTGACTTCCAACGGTCGCATCCATCTCAGCATCGTTGCGACCACAAGCATTAGATAGTCCCAGTCGCCTTTGTATAAATAATCCATACAATCTTATGGCATTCTATAACGTTGTGCCATGAGAAACCATGTCTTGGACTATTGTAGAACACTTAAGATAGTTTGTACAATTGAGAGAGCAACATCCATTTCTCCGAGGATGGACCTACATTCACAAAGCTGTGGGTGATTGCCCCAACCatcttgttaaattatgtctcaagtttgaatccATATACGATACCCGATACgtgcaaaacattttcatgcCGAAACGAGAAAGAACGTGCGCGGagcatttgatgaaaaatggcGCACGATAGGAGCCAAAGGGATCCTGCCCATGATCTGTGCTTCGCGTTGGAAATGAAGAGGGACAATCCATGGGATTCTTCTTTGTCAGCATGAAATGAGGCCGAAGGGTTGATCGTCCAATTCTTCTACGtcattaaatgcatgcacatggccatgtgcatgcatgctcGTAGTAAACAAGTTGGTCAGCACTTGTAGGCGCCGAATTCCCTCTTTCACGGTTTCTCTTTTGTGGGattctcttgttttttattgataaagaaagagggaaggcaGAAGCTATTCTACGTGTGTCAGTGCATGCTGGTCATTCGCTCACATGCTATCATTAATTGCATGGAGGCGCATGCTTTGAAGATCGGCACCGTTCTGACAATTGTGGAGtaaactttattttgttttgtttcttcccCTTCAACCGATAAAAGGTGAAGACGTCTGAAGCTCAAGAGAGAGCGAAAGTATAGAGCTCGGCAAAGAGAGTGAAAGGAAAAGAGCTAGAGAGACCGAGAGCGAGAGACGTGAGCTCAAAGAGATTTGTGCAGAGTTGAGTTCAGTGAGTTGAGTTATTAAACACTGTGAGTATCAGGTATAAAGTAGGACTGAGAAACACTTGAGTGCATGtgtgattgtaatcctgtaattctccgatttatagtgaattgatttgttggctctccccgtggacgtaggttccgacattcggaccgaaccacgtaaatttctggtgtcctcttcttttcttgttcctcgttttatttcgatCAATTTCTATAGCTctcgacataattgcaaaatttacgATCCGCTTCTGCTGCGATGCTGATttacaacaattggtatcagagctaagactttgcaattatgtctggagcaaaagtagaaattgagaaatttaatgGGAGGAACAACTTCGGGTTGTGGAGCGTCAAGATGAAGGCGCTATTAACAACTCAAGGATTAGCCAAGGCATTGGAGGGCAAGGCTCAGTTGCCTGAAACAATGCGAGATGCTGAAAAGGACGAGCTAATGGAGAAGGCCATGAGCATCATCATGTTGAACTTATCGGATGAAGTGCTAATAGAggtggccgaggaggaggatgcCGTAGTGTTATGGGCCAAACTCCAGGCCCTCTATGTAAAGAAAggcttgaacaatcgcttaTATATGCTAAAGAGAATGTTCTAGTTTCAATACACTGAAGGTACGTCCATTAGATCCCACCTAGATgagtttaataaactcatgatggactTGAAGAATGTTGGCAAGATtttagatgatgaagaacaaggcATGATGTTGTTGGCGTCTCTACcggagtcatgggagcactttaccgACTCCTTGTTACAAGGGCGTACTACAATTACCTTAGAGGAGGTAAAATCTGCCATGTTCTCAaaggagtggcagagaaagttgcgtGATGACAGTCTAGCGCAAGATGTAGCGCGTGGACTGGTGATTTGAGGTAGAGACCAACATCGAAGGCCTAGCAACAGAAGCCAAAGCAAAAGCAGGTCGAAGTCACGACATAGAAAATCAAACGGTTGCGTGAAGTGCTTCGAatgtcacgaggaggggcacataaGGAGAAATTGTCCAAAGCTAAAAAATAAAGGTGTTTGGCAAAATGCCACAAGCAGTGTGATGAATGTTGCCGAGGAGAGTACCAGTGATGCCGAGGCTATCCTATGTGTATCTACGAGTTCGTCAGAAGACGAATAAGTGCTAGATTCTGGATGTTCCTATCATATGACTCCTCACAAGAACTGGTTAACTACCTACTAGATtgcagatggtggtagagttctttttGGGAATAATGCAGCCTGCGAGGTTGTGGGGATAGGAACAGTTTGGATCCGAATGCATGATGGCGTAGAACGGACATTGACAGACGTAAGACACGTACCAAAGCTCAAGAAGAGCCTTATTTCTCTGGGTACACTCGATGATCTCGGGTGCAAATACACAGCTGAAGGTGGAGTGCTGgagatctctcgaggtgcccTGAcagtgatgaaagggaaaaaggcgAATTCTCTCTATCATTTACTGGGAGAAACCGTGACTGGAGTTGCTgcagtttcatcaggtgagtcagactCAAATTTGACTCAGTTATGGCATATGCGATTGGgacacatgagtgaggcaggtatgacAATGCTGAGTGAGAAAGGGTTGCTGAAAGGTTAGAAGACAGGAAAGCTAAACTTGTGTGAGCACTGCATTTTCGGGAAGAAGCGTCATGTTAAATTTGGTACAGCTCTACATTCGACCAAGCAACCAGTCGAATacattcatttagatgtttggGAACCGTCTCCAGTTCCATCGAAAGGAGGTGCCAGATATATGCTAACATTCATCGACGATTACTCAAGGAAGGTATGGGTGTACTTCCTGAAGCACAAATCTAAGGTatttgatcggttcaagaattttaaggcattgattAAGAAGCAGTCAAGTAAACAATTCAAGTGCCTGAGAATTGATAATGGCATAGAGTTCTGTGGTAAGGACTTTACCGAGTTTTGCCAAAAGGAAGTGATTGTGAGACAGGCGTAGCAGAACGGAAGAACAGAACTCTACTCGAGCGAGCTCggtgcatgctttcgcatgcaggattaggcaaggaattttgggccgaagcaaTAAATATGGCGTGCTACctggttaatcgatctccatcttctgctatcgagtggaagactcctgaagaagtatggtcggggaaacctgttgattactTCGAATTACAAATATTCGGATGTTCTGCATATGCTCATGCGAGAAAtagtaagcttgagccgagggtgaagaagtgcatatttatGGGTTATGCACaaggggtgaaaggctaccagCTATGGTGCACTAATCTCAGATCACCCAgttttctaatcagcagagatgtgatcttcgacgagactgcaatgcttcaaaagAGGAGTCTTGACACTCAACTAGCAGAGTAAACATATCATGGTGTCAGAAGTGAGGTGGAGTTTCAAACGGAGTCTTCAAAGACCTTAGAGGTAACAGAGTAAGAGATTGCAGATGAGGCCACAATTTCTGAAGACGGTGATACTAAACAACCAGCAGAGCCACAACACAATATAGCCATGGGCAGAcaaagaaggcaaattaaaccaccggtacgttatggttattCTGATATTGCATATGCATtaactgtaggtgatgaggtggagatggATGAGCCTTCATCCTATTCTGAGGCGATGGCTAATGCTGAGTCATCACAATGGCTAgaggctatgagtgaagaaataTAATCACTCTATCGGAATCAGACATGAGAgttggtcaaagtacccaaaagtgagaaaattgtcggatgcaaatgggtctacaaacggaaagagggcattcccgGTGTAGAGGCAGCCAAGTTCAAGGCGAGACTTGTTGCGAGGGGGTATACTCAACGAGAGGGAATCGACTACAATGAAGTATTCTCTCCTGTGGTAAGGCATACCTCTATTCGTgtattacttgccttagttaTTGCACAGGATTTTGAGCTggagcagctagatgtgaaaacggcatttcttcatggtgaatTGGAGGAACAAATTTACATGAAGCAGCttgagggatttgctattccagGTAAGGAAGACCATGTTTGCTTATTGAAGAAATCCTTGTATGGATTGAAACAATCTCCTATACAATGGTATAAgtgttttgatgctttcatgactAGTCAAGATTATTCGAAAAGTCAGTTTGACAGTTGTGTTTATTTTAGGAGATTGGATGATGggtctttgatttatttgctattatatgttaatgatatgTTGATAACAGCTAAacatatgtctgatattgatgtgttgaagCGGCAGTTGAGTgctgagtttgaaatgaaagaattaggtgctgctaagaaaatattgggtatggaaATTTTGCGTGACAAAGCTGCAGGAATGTTGCATttgtctcaaaagaaatatattaagaagatcgtgacacgttttaatatgcagtcagcaaaatctgcaAGTACTCCTTTAGCTGCACATTTCAAACTTTCTGACAAGTTATCATCGCaaactgaggaggaggaggaacatatgtcccgtgttccttacTCTAATGCAGTTGGTAGTATTATGTATACCATCATATGTACTAGACCTTACATTTCATAGGCTGTAAGTGTTGTCGGCCGTTACATGAAGCACCCAAGTAAGACTCATTGGGAAGCCGTGAAATGGATCCTCAGATATCTAAAAGGGACATCAGACGTCGGCATTATGTATCAAAGGAACATCAATGGCAATGAGACCACAAGGTACGTGAATTCAGATCACGCCGGTAACTTGGATGATCATAGATTGTTAGTAGGGTACGTGTTTACACTAGCAAGTGGTGCAATTAGTTAGAAAGCGTCTTTACAAGATGATGTTGCATTGTCTTCTACTGAGGCGGAGTACATAGCACTAACCTTTGTTGCAAAGGAGTCGATATGGCTAAGGGGTTTGCTCTCAGACCTTGGACTAGAGCAGAAAAGTGTCACCATACACTATGACAAtcaaggtgcgatatatttggcttATAATCCAATATATCACGAGCGAACAAAACATATCGACATCATGTACcatttcatccgagatgtcATAGCGAAGGGTAAAATTGTTGTGAAGAAGATAGCAACAGCGGAGAACCCAGCAGATATGATGACGAAGCCTGTTCCTTCAGCAAAGCTCAAGCCCTGTATGAGCTCGATTGGCGTCTATAGAGTATGAGCACCCATCCGGGTGTTGGGAGAGCCGAGCATGGAAAATAAACACTATAATTTGGCTTCAAACGTCGAGCCaatgtggagaattgttaaattatgtctccaGTTTGAATTCATTTACGATACCCGATACgtgcaaaacattttcatgtcGAAACGAGAAAGAACATGCGCGGagcatttgatgaaaaatggcGCATGATAGGAGCCGAAGGGATCCCGCCCATGATCTGCGCTTCGCGTTGGAAATGAAGAGGGACAATCCATGGGATTCTTCTTTGTCAGCATGAAATGTGGCCGAAGGGTTGATCGTCCAATTCTTCTACAtcattaaatgcatgcacatagccatgtgcatgcatgcttGTAGAAAACAAGTTGGTCAGCACTTGTAGGCGCCGAATTCCCTCTTTCACGGTTTCTCTTTTGTGGGattctcttgttttttattgataaagaaagagggaaggcaGAAGCTATTCTACGTGTCTCAGTGCATGCTGGTCATTCGCTCACACGCTATCATTAATTGCATGGAGGCGCATGCTTTGAAGATCGGCACCGTTCTGACAATCGTGGAGTAcaagtttattttgttttgtttcttcccCTTCAACCGATAAAAGGTGAAGACGTCTGAAGCTCAAGAGAGAGCGAAAGTATAGAGCTTGGCAGAGagagtgaaagggaaagagctAGAGAGACCGAGAGCGAGAGACATGAGCTCAGAGAGATTTGTGCGGAGTTGAGTTCTTGAGTTATTAAACACTATGGGTATCGGGTATAAAGTAGAAttgggaaacacttgagtgcatgtgtgattgtaatcctgtaattctccgatttatagtgaattgatttgttagctctccccgtggacgtagatTCCGACATttggaccgaaccacgtaaatttcttgtgtccttttcttttcttgttcctcgttttatttcgatcgatttctatAACTCCCGacataattgtaaaatttaCGATCCGCTTCCGCTGCGACACCGATTTACAACACatcttgtgaagaaaatatattatgtcatttataaaaaataattttctatagcGCCCCCACAAATTTGATGAGAAATCActttaattagttattttttcattattttttgctCCATGATTGAGAATTGcagtaaataaatatataacttATGAAGGTTTCAGTGAAAACTATAAGaaaaatctattaaaatttTAGTCATCATTCGATTTCAAACATAGAACTACTATACTTAATATTTGAATCAATATATTGcattcactttttattttctatcagGTTTTCCCACCaataaaaattttctgaatGTCCCTGATTTTCTCCAGTGTAAACACCAATACGAGGTAGCCAAGATAATCCAAGGAAATCTCAATTCTAGAAGAAGTAATACACAAAACTAACCTCAAAATCTATAGgccaaaaaatattagaaatagGACTAAATCGGAAGAGTAACGGTCTGAATACGATTAAACCTGGTCCATGATTGCCTCTGGCCCGGTTTAGTCCACTAATTAGCATGGCTCATTGGCGAAGTGGATTTTTGGACTAGTCACTGGCATGACGTGGCACTGACATGGAGCAGCTCTGACCATGGTCAAATGAGAAATTGACTACGGGCATAAAGGGACACAAATCGAGGTGAGGCAGGTCGTTGTCGCGTGAAACTAGATCCGGACAGTCGAATGATCTGACATTTCATGTGCGAGTGCGTTGAATATTGGATAAGGCCATAGTTATTAGCGTTTGACTTTCTAGTGATGGGTGATTTGTGCCAAACAACGAGGACCGTGTACGCTGGCATGTATTTGGAGGGGAGTTGTATTCGCCTGCACATAGATGTGTGTTCTAGCGCGAGGACGTTCTCAGCGGTTGGTGAAGCTAGATCATAATTGTAGGAAAATTCCTGAAGTATTTTGATGATAGCAAAACTTAATCCAAGTATCTGAACCATTCGAGCTTTATAAATTGACTTGCCCTCTTGCAATGCCTACATCAGCACAATCTGTAGCAAATATTGCGGTtagacaacatttatttaacaaaaaagaaatgcatacTTTTAAACATTTATGAATTAGTTTATTCATTAATATTGACCAAATATAGATAGCATGCAAATGTAAAAGTAACGTTTCTATTAGATTATGAACCAGATAACTCTTTATTCTCGTTTTAAAACTCATTCTCTCATAAGTTGAACATTTAGTAATAATAGTGCATCTTTATTTATGGTCAACTATTTATATCATGGTACTTGTAGTTTGATAAGCTTAGACTTCTCAAAGTTATATACTATCTATGTgcttttagttttaatttttcggCTATCTTCTTTgaggatatatatattttttttgggggtccaATCTTTGAGGAAGCTAGTTTCACCTTATTCAATTATAACATGATCAAGGGAAGACTTCTGTTTGGTCTCTATATAACGAGTATTGGAGCTAGTAATAATATTTCTCTTGTAACTCCAGAAAAAGAGATTGTCTACTCAATCCTAATTTCCACCcccccacaaaaagaaaaagaaaaagaagtgtgGTGTTGTCTGTCAAATTTGACCTATGGCTGAtgaaatcttcaaagaaatatAATAGAGGTCGATATAGATAGGTTGGTAGATGATTTTGCCTGATTAAAATGGTTGGTCCTTCGTTTGGTCTAAATTAAGTAAAGTAACCCCTCAATTTTGTGTTATGTTAATTTTGGATCTTAAATCTGCATTTGATAGgatgcaaaagaaaatatacaaGAAGAATTTGTACTTGATTGGCATTAAGATttctgataaaagaaaaaatgcaaaggCCATTCCAATGTCCACGACGGATCTTGTACCATAAACAAGAACAATCAGTGTGAAGCTAGCAAACGATGATTTCAATCCAATGAGAACAAGCTCTCTAACTCAATCGGTCGTACAAAGCTTACGAGCTCACGCACTTCTGATTTCTCGGAGAACTGATTCATATGAACTTACATGCAACAAAAAAGAAGCTAGCGAACGTATAACAGGAACAATAATAGCATACACACAAGTACAAACTTCACTCAGACAATTACTCAAACACCTAGCAAGCACTCCAAGCAAGCAGTCCGAATGTAAATCTTATTAAGTTAAACTACACCCAACCATCATATAAAACTTGAAACACGTACGCAATCATTAGAGTAGCCTCGAACAAAGTTCAGTTCTTATATAATCAAATTAGCGAATTCAAGGTCCCTTTTTCGAAGGAAACAGAGTGTGCACTTTACCTAATCAGTGAACCGAATCTAAGCAACGATTGGGGACCAAATCCGTCGAGGAACTTTTGGATTGTTTTGGCAGTGAAGATCGGAGCTGGTAGTGGAGAATCGAACGCGAATTAGATTCTTTTCGGACTCTTGGATCTGAAGACAGTCGAAAAGGATAAACTCAGTGCGACGGTGAAATGGCCAACGCGGCTAGCGACAGCCACTGGAATAAGCTAAGAGACGTCAAAAAATGCGATTCGAATCCACAAATATCTCCTCAAGAGACGATTATTATGCATCCTGTGCGTATGTATGATGCCCTGTTTCCTGGTATGGTTGTCGTTGAGCTCGACGTGGCCAGCTCTGGAGCTTGACTGGTGAATTCAAGGCGACAAAGAAGGaaatctctccttttttttgcGATCAGAACCCATTCTGCCAGAGCCAAACTTCTAGAAAAAACATTGCGAGAAATGAGTTGAGATAAATTAACccctttattttgttactttttttattttgtgtattttcatttgttttcatttgttcatacatttgataaataaagttaaaaaatacCTACATGGCCGATTTTACTTGAATTTCGATTATTAAAAATCAGGTGTGAACAGTCATGGTAAATTGATCCCATAACATTTTGATGACAAATTCCTTGGAGCCTCAAATTTCAGGATTTACTCAAAGCTTTTTCATGTGCTAGAGTGGGAGATCATCTCGTCGAGCTACTGGTTTTTCTCAacatcaattcaattcatcttcagcttcttcaagtGGGTTAGATCAGGAAAGCTTCGCAAGGAACTGCACCATCCGATCACAAGCTTTTCCAGTGATTCCAATCTGTCAAGACCTTCAATCTCAACCAATTCTGGACAATACCATAGTTTTAAGTCCTTGAGATTTTTGAAATTAGATAAGTTGGGCAATGTCTGAAGAAAGGGACACATCAAAAGCTGCAAGCGTCATAGATTCTTCAGTCTTTCAAGCCCTCTGAACTTGCTTGACTTGCACTTGAAAACTTCCAAGCATTGCAACGATGCTAAACCTTCAAGCCCCTGAATATCACAAATCCGATTGTTGAATAGACTTAGATCCAATAAATTCTCCAAGTTGGAAAGGTCGACAACTTCAAGAAGATTGCAATTCCTAATTGTGAGTTTCCTCAAATTAGAGGGTAGCTCTTGAATCTGGCGTAGGTTCTTGCACCAAATGAGTTCAAGTTCTCCTAGACAACGAAGCAAACCCCCAATTGAGCTTACGTCAGTAATACTTGGAAGTTCCACACGCAATGAGCTGTGAAAAACATGGGGTTGATGCTCTGATCTATAGTAGACAAAGGATTTATCGTCACCTTTGGCAAAACATAATGTTAGATTTCTTAAACTCGAAAGGTTAAGCAGGTCGAGGATCTCTGAAACTTCTTTTGCGGCAGCAGTTGAGGACAAACATACATTTATCAAACTCTGTGGAAGCTTTGGTACATGCTCCACACGAGTTCCTATTAATGTCACATACTTCAGGAGTGGTAGTCTCATAATAGCACTGGGAATCATCTCTAGCCGCGCGCAATACTCTCCATAAATTTCCTCAAGTTTCTCCATCATCCCAATAGCCTCAGGCAACTTTTGCAAGTGATTGTGGTTCATCTTCAATAGTTTCAAACTCTTTAGATTGATAATGGTATTTGGCAACTCTGTGATGCCCGTGTATGAGACATCCAGCTCAGCTAAATATTGTAGCATTCCAATCGAGTTGGGAAGTGTCGTAAGCTTGCTACACTGCTCTAGAATTAATATTTCTAAGGATGAAAATGCAGAGAGGTCAGGAGCTATGCTTAACTTGTGGCACTTTGACAATCTAAGGATCTTCAATCTTGTAGCCACCTGTAAAATGATTATGGATATCCAATGAGTTTAATTTATTGACGTTTTGTGGGACATAAGCAAATATATCGACTAAAGAAGCAATCCACCAAAGTAACCTTATAAATACTTTGTATATGCATTCCTAACTTAAGCCAAAATCACTCTGTCACACTTTTTTCATATCTTTCAATATTGTCCCcaacaataaatttaaaaaaaaaagatttattctcaaattaccccggtatcaaataataaaaagtttgacaaaaaataaaaataaaaagatagaatATAGCCAACATATCTCCTATAAATTATAGCACCCCTTTCCAACTTCATTATCAAATTACCGATTTTTTCCCAACTCTAAACCTTACAACGTTTCCTATGTAAATTTATCTgctaaatttcaatatataaaataatcttACATATGTTATGAGTATTAACTAATTTATATTTGCactttactctctctttttttgcttcatttATTAAACCTTTTGAAGATTATAATAGTCATTTAATAGCATTGATGTTCTTATGAATCAGTTTGCATGTTCAATTTTACTAGCCAATTCTTATTATGTTGCTAATTTCTCTCTAttgtttggtttttctttgGCATTGCATCCTTGTATAGCATAGGTAGTCACTACTTATATTTCACTTTAAATTTAAACATCTATCGTGACAACTAGTTGATGTAATTAGGAAACTCAAAATAACATGACTGTTTATAAATTGTTCTTTAAATAGTAATGAAGTCTACATATATTAAGCTAtgacatttattttattagatgaTCTAACAATCCTACAAATTACAGATATCACGAAATATGTACGAATatctaatcaagtcatttcttttatttattgtgcAACACAAAAATGTAGCAACTAGTAACATAGAATGTACAAATTACAATGCCCTTTAATCATGCAACTACCATCAATTTGAATTGAAGAAAGCCATCAAAAGAAGAATTGGCATAAAtggtaaaatatatatatcaaaactATAAAATGTGATGCACATTGATGACCATCAACCAGATcataacacttttttttttcttttttgggtaagtTAATTGTTTGATTAGGTA
This genomic stretch from Eucalyptus grandis isolate ANBG69807.140 chromosome 3, ASM1654582v1, whole genome shotgun sequence harbors:
- the LOC120291775 gene encoding plant intracellular Ras-group-related LRR protein 4-like translates to MLQYLAELDVSYTGITELPNTIINLKSLKLLKMNHNHLQKLPEAIGMMEKLEEIYGEYCARLEMIPSAIMRLPLLKYVTLIGTRVEHVPKLPQSLINVCLSSTAAAKEVSEILDLLNLSSLRNLTLCFAKGDDKSFVYYRSEHQPHVFHSSLRVELPSITDVSSIGGLLRCLGELELIWCKNLRQIQELPSNLRKLTIRNCNLLEVVDLSNLENLLDLSLFNNRICDIQGLEGLASLQCLEVFKCKSSKFRGLERLKNL